GCGAAGTCGCATTGCCGAAGCTGGCCAAGGCGATCTCCGTCACCGCAGCTTCGGCCCCTCCGGCGATCATAACATCGGCGCCGCCGTAACGGATCAGGCGGAAGGCTTCGCCAATCGCCGTGTTCCCGATCGAGCAGGCGGTCACGGGCGAGAGCGTGGGGCCCAGTGCCCCCAGCTTGATACTGATCACCGCCGCTGCCATATTGGAGATCAGCATTGGAATCAGAGTAGGGCTGACCCGCCCCGGTCCGCGTGAGCGCAGCAGCTCCCCCTGCTCCATCAGCGTCTGGATACCGCCGACACCTGAGCCTACATAGACGCCGAGGCGTTCCCGGTCAACCTTATCCAGCTGAAGCCCGGAGTGTGCCCAGGCATCCTCAGCGGCGGCCAGCGCGAACTGGCTGAACCGGTCCATCCTGCGGGCCTCCTTGCGGCCAAACCGGGCCTCCGCGTCAAACCCCCGGACTTCCCCGGCAATCCGGGTGCTAAACTGTGCGGTATCAAATGAAGTAATGGGAACAATTCCTGACTCGCCTGCCGCCAGGCGGCTCCAGAACTGCTCTACGGTATTGCCAAGCGGTGAAATCACGCCCATCCCTGTAATCACTACACGTTCCATTTCAATTCCTCCTGTTTATACTGGATGTCTTCATTTTTTCATTTTGCTTATCCTATTACAAGTTGTAGTTTATACTAGTATAATTACTACTACATTATCAGGAAGAGCAGCGAAAGGCAGGAACCCAATATGTCAAGCGAGAACCGGCTTCAGGCTTTATCCGAATTCCTCAAATCGAGACGTGCGGCTATTACCCCGGCGTCCGCAGGTCTGCCGGAAGGCTCGCGGCGGCGGACACCCGGGCTGCGGCGCGAGGAAGTGGCGCAGCTCGCCGGCGTCAGCGCAACCTGGTACACCTGGCTGGAGCAGGGACGGGATATTAAAGTGTCCTCCTCCGTCCTGGACTGTGTGGCCTCAGCCCTGCAGCTGACCAAGGATGAACGCAGCTACCTGTTCGCCCTGGCGCTGGAGGCCGGGCCAGGCAGCAGCACCGACTATTCCCGGGAGGAGCAGTCGGTGATTACTCCATCGCTGCAGAAGATTCTGCAGGAGCTGAAGACCTGCCCGGCGATCATCTCCGACCGGCACTGCAGCATCGTCGGCTGGAATGAAGCGGCAGCGCATGTGTTCATTGATTTTGCCAAGCTGCCTCCACAGGAGCGCAATATGATCTCCCTGTTGTTTGAGCGCAAGGAATTCAGGCGGCTGGCGGTGAACTGGGAGCAGTTCGTCCGGGGCTACCTGGCGATCTTCCGCGCCTATTACGGGCAATATCTGGAGGACCGCTGGTATGACGAGTTCATTGCGGGAATGAAGGAGCGGCACCCGGATTTCCCTCCGCTGTGGGAAGAGAGCCGGGTCAGCTCCGCCCCGGATGTGGTCCTGGAATTCCGCCACGCCAAAGCGGGCAAAATGCTGTTTCATCTCACCTCGCTCCAGGTACAGGGCCCGGCGGAGCTTCGCTGCAGTGTGTACACGCCTGCCGGAGAATCCAATACCGAAGCCAAGCTGCGGCAGCTGATGAAGCCTGAGGTGGAGGGGTGAAAGATTTCTTTTATGGATTAATAAAAAATCATAAATATGCAATATCAAATTTGCAGTTTATACTCCTTATATGTTGAATTCTTTCCTGCGGGAGCGTAAAAGGGGTTAAGTGGAAATGGTAAAGGTAACCGGACTCGAAGGCATCGTTGCCGGAGAAACAGAAATCGGATTAGTAGACGGGGAGAAAGGATATTTGGTGTACCGCGGTTATTGGGCCAAGGAGCTTGCAGTAAGCAGAAGCTATGAGGAAGCCGCCTACCTGCTCTGGAACGGGCGCTTGCCCGGTACAGAGGAGCTGAGGCAACTGAAGGCGCAAATGGCGGAGGAGCGGGTGCTTCCCGATTACCTCTGCCGGCTCCTTGACCTGCTTCCGGCGTCTGTGCCGCTGATGCTGGTGCTGCAAAGTGCAGTGGCTGCGCTTGGAACGGAAGGGAATGCCACCTGGCCGCCCACCCTGGAACAGGCTGTGCGGCTGACGGCCATTCTGCCAAGCATCATTGCGTATCGGACACGCAGACTTCAGGGCCTGGAGCCGCTGCAGCCGCTCCCTGAGCTGGGCCATGCCGCGAACTATCTCTATCTGCTGACCGGGAAGCTGCCGGAAGAAGCCCATGTGCGTGCGCTCAGTGCCTATCAGATCCTATGTATGGAGCATGGCATGAATGCTTCAACCTTTGCGGGCCGTGTAGTGCTCTCGACCGAATCGGATATCTGCTCGGCGGTAGGCGGAGCGATTGGCGCAATGAAGGGACCGCTGCACGGCGGGGCACCTTATGAGGTGATATCCATGCTGGAAGAGATCGGAACCAGGGAGCGTGCCGAGCCTTGGCTGCGGAGCAGGCTGGAGAGCGGAGAGAAGCTGATGGGCTTCGGGCACCGGATCTATAAGACGAAGGACCCCCGTGCCGAGGCGCTGCAGATGGCCACGCGGGAGATGACCGGCAAGGATGCCGCCTATGATCTGGCCCTGCATGTGGAGGCAACCGCCATTAAGCTGCTGGAGGAATACAAGCCGGGCCGCCGCCTGTTCACGAATGTGGAATTCTACGCCGCGGCTATACTGAAGGCGCTGGAGCTGGAGCCTGAGCTCTTTACGCCTACGTTCACCGCAGGGCGGATCGTCGGCTGGACGGCCCATATTCTGGAGCAGGCGGTGAATAACCGGATTTTCCGCCCGCAATCTGTGTATACAGGACCTATGCCGGAATCGGGAACAGTCTCTTAACAACAGCAGCATCTGGACCCGCGCAAAAAACATCCCCGGCTGAAGGGCAGCCAGGGATGCCAGGAGGGAATGTTAATGAGAGAGTAGAGGGGGATACTCTTCCATTTGCTTAGAAATCAGAGGTTGCCACTTCAATTGTTCCGAACACTGCGCCGGCAGCCGTGCTGAGCAGTCCGGCTACAAGCAGTGCATGGACAGACAGGGTGAGGCTGTTAAATGCAGGGATAATATAAGTGACCACTGGAGCGTTGACCCGGTAAATAACAAGATCCACCGGGAAGCCGGAGTTGTTATTTACAGTCACTGCTGCATTGATCCCTCCTGCGAGATTTTCATAGAAAGATTTACCCACCGAAGCAGGCAGATTGAAGAATTGCTGCGGTAACAAGATAGCCATTGTAATGACCTCCTTTGCCTTTGATAGAATATTATATTCGCGAAATCTATGATTGCTGTAACGAATGTCTTAGGAGATTTACACATTTTTACAGGCGGGTTGCTATTTAGTATATTGTCCCTGCATTCTATTAGGGGAGCGTATGGTACACTAGAGTGAAGTCTAGTAGCGAAGGTAGGAGAATAACAACATGAAGCTGGTGTCCTGGAATGTAAATGGACTGAGAGCGTGTGTGACCAAAGGATTCAATGATTACTTCCGGGAGAGCGCGGCCGACATCTTCTGTGTGCAGGAGACGAAGCTCCAGGAGGGGCAGATCGTGCTGGATCACGGGGAGGAATATGCGCAGTACTGGAATTATGCCCTCAAGAAAGGGTACTCCGGCACCGCCATCTTCACCAAAGTGAAGCCGCTGTCTGTCAGTTATGGTCTGGACCGGGAGACGGAGGACGAGGGCCGGATTATTACCCTGGAGTTCGCAGATTTCTATCTGGTGAATGTATATACGCCGAATGCCAAACGGGATCTGTCCAGGCTCGACTACCGGATGGAGTGGGAGGATGAGTTCCGCGCCTATCTGCTGAAGCTGGATGCCAAGAAGCCGGTGCTGGTCTGCGGGGACTTGAATGTGGCCCACCAGGACATCGACCTGAAGAATGCGCGGGCGAACCGGGGGAATTCGGGCTTCACGGACGAAGAGCGCGGCAAGATGACCGAGCTGCTGGCAGCCGGGTTCATCGATACGTTCAGATATTTCTATCCCGAGCTGGAAGGCGCGTACACCTGGTGGTCCTACATGCCGAAGGTCAGAGAGCGGAATGTCGGCTGGCGGATCGACTATTTCCTGGCTTCCGCAAGATTAGCCCCGCGTCTCCTGGACGCCGGGATTGAATGCAATGTGCTGGGCAGCGACCATTGTCCGGTAGTGCTTCATCTGGCGGATGAGGCGGAGGGATAAGCATTTTGGTTCTATAAAAGAGGGAGCTGTCCCAAAAGGCATGAAACGGCTGCTTGGGATAGCTCCTTATGCTGGAGTAGATTCAACATGAGCACTTGGGGGAGGGGGATGTTCCGCAACAGAACGTTGTTCCCATCGATGATAATACCTGTGCGTCAGCAAATGCATGCTGTTTTTCGCATACATTCAGGCCACATGGTAGCGTCAAGAAGTTTGTGTAAGAGAGTAGAAGTACCTCCCCGGGTTACGGGTTGGGGTGTAGTGTTTCTGGGGGAGGGGGAACCCCGACCCCCAG
This region of Paenibacillus sp. FSL K6-1096 genomic DNA includes:
- the fabF gene encoding beta-ketoacyl-ACP synthase II encodes the protein MERVVITGMGVISPLGNTVEQFWSRLAAGESGIVPITSFDTAQFSTRIAGEVRGFDAEARFGRKEARRMDRFSQFALAAAEDAWAHSGLQLDKVDRERLGVYVGSGVGGIQTLMEQGELLRSRGPGRVSPTLIPMLISNMAAAVISIKLGALGPTLSPVTACSIGNTAIGEAFRLIRYGGADVMIAGGAEAAVTEIALASFGNATSLSSRNEEPQKASRPFDRSRDGFVIAEGGAIVILESLSHALARDAVIYGEITGYGASSDAYHIVATHPEGIGAYQAMKLALNEAGITPGEVDVISAHATSTIVGDRSETLAIKKLFGEEAYRIPVTANKSMTGHALGAAGGLEAVALLLSLQHGLIPPTVNLEQADEECDLDYVPNRARAAELRIGISNSFGFGGHNAVIVLRRYEE
- a CDS encoding helix-turn-helix transcriptional regulator, with the translated sequence MSSENRLQALSEFLKSRRAAITPASAGLPEGSRRRTPGLRREEVAQLAGVSATWYTWLEQGRDIKVSSSVLDCVASALQLTKDERSYLFALALEAGPGSSTDYSREEQSVITPSLQKILQELKTCPAIISDRHCSIVGWNEAAAHVFIDFAKLPPQERNMISLLFERKEFRRLAVNWEQFVRGYLAIFRAYYGQYLEDRWYDEFIAGMKERHPDFPPLWEESRVSSAPDVVLEFRHAKAGKMLFHLTSLQVQGPAELRCSVYTPAGESNTEAKLRQLMKPEVEG
- a CDS encoding citrate synthase/methylcitrate synthase, which translates into the protein MVKVTGLEGIVAGETEIGLVDGEKGYLVYRGYWAKELAVSRSYEEAAYLLWNGRLPGTEELRQLKAQMAEERVLPDYLCRLLDLLPASVPLMLVLQSAVAALGTEGNATWPPTLEQAVRLTAILPSIIAYRTRRLQGLEPLQPLPELGHAANYLYLLTGKLPEEAHVRALSAYQILCMEHGMNASTFAGRVVLSTESDICSAVGGAIGAMKGPLHGGAPYEVISMLEEIGTRERAEPWLRSRLESGEKLMGFGHRIYKTKDPRAEALQMATREMTGKDAAYDLALHVEATAIKLLEEYKPGRRLFTNVEFYAAAILKALELEPELFTPTFTAGRIVGWTAHILEQAVNNRIFRPQSVYTGPMPESGTVS
- a CDS encoding exodeoxyribonuclease III encodes the protein MKLVSWNVNGLRACVTKGFNDYFRESAADIFCVQETKLQEGQIVLDHGEEYAQYWNYALKKGYSGTAIFTKVKPLSVSYGLDRETEDEGRIITLEFADFYLVNVYTPNAKRDLSRLDYRMEWEDEFRAYLLKLDAKKPVLVCGDLNVAHQDIDLKNARANRGNSGFTDEERGKMTELLAAGFIDTFRYFYPELEGAYTWWSYMPKVRERNVGWRIDYFLASARLAPRLLDAGIECNVLGSDHCPVVLHLADEAEG